A window from Mesorhizobium sp. WSM2240 encodes these proteins:
- a CDS encoding ParB/RepB/Spo0J family partition protein codes for MQLAHISIDQLSVSAINMRHSKRAPDISDILPSVRARGVLVPLLVRPNGEPETFEIVAGRRRYFAAKTVADERGEAEPLPCAVLEDGDDADALEASLIENLARLDPDEVSQWETFARLVRQGRTVPDIAATFGLTEPLVKRILALGDLLPKIREAYRREEIDAETVRYLTMASKAQQKDWLALFADPEKYAPRGYQLKQWLFGGQSISTAVALFAVEDYPGLIVSDLFGEDSYFADADLFWEKQNAAIAARRDAYLADGWAEVIVLEPGQHFHSWDHEKTPKKKGGKVFITVSHRGEVECHEGWLSRKEARRARAKGEGGGEAETAAKPSRPELSGPMQNYVDLHRHAAVRTAMLDHPGVALRLMVAHALAGSGLWQVRPEPQRAANEAVAASIAGSKAEAAFSEKRREVLALLGAPDEDGTVSGGNGDDYAKARVFARLLALSEDDVMRVLAIVMAETLEVGSAVVEALGNHLNVDMGSWWQPDDAFFDLLRDKEIANAMLADVGGKHVADGNVAEKVKTQKTIIRDCLSGENGRQKVECWLPRWLKFPVESYTERGGFRTADQWARVRSLFTSE; via the coding sequence ATGCAGCTTGCCCACATTTCTATCGACCAGTTGAGCGTGTCAGCCATCAATATGCGGCATTCCAAACGCGCGCCCGACATCTCCGACATCCTGCCGTCCGTCCGTGCGCGCGGCGTGCTCGTGCCGCTTCTGGTGCGGCCCAATGGCGAGCCGGAAACGTTTGAAATTGTCGCCGGGCGGCGACGCTACTTTGCCGCCAAGACGGTCGCCGACGAGCGCGGCGAGGCCGAACCACTGCCCTGCGCGGTTCTGGAGGACGGCGACGATGCCGATGCGCTCGAAGCCTCGCTGATCGAGAACCTCGCCCGCCTCGATCCCGACGAGGTGTCGCAATGGGAGACATTCGCCCGGCTCGTCAGGCAAGGCCGAACCGTCCCCGACATCGCCGCAACCTTCGGCCTTACCGAGCCTCTGGTAAAACGCATTCTGGCGCTCGGCGACCTCCTGCCGAAAATCCGCGAGGCCTATCGCCGCGAGGAGATCGACGCGGAGACGGTGCGCTATCTGACCATGGCCTCCAAGGCTCAGCAGAAGGACTGGCTGGCGCTGTTTGCCGATCCCGAAAAATATGCGCCCCGTGGCTACCAGCTGAAACAATGGCTGTTCGGCGGCCAGTCGATATCGACGGCGGTGGCGCTGTTTGCTGTCGAGGACTATCCCGGCCTGATCGTCTCCGACCTGTTCGGCGAGGACAGCTATTTCGCCGATGCCGACCTGTTCTGGGAAAAGCAGAACGCGGCGATCGCCGCCAGACGCGATGCCTATCTGGCGGACGGCTGGGCCGAAGTGATCGTGCTGGAACCGGGTCAGCATTTCCACTCATGGGATCACGAAAAGACGCCGAAGAAGAAGGGCGGCAAGGTCTTCATCACCGTCTCGCATCGCGGGGAGGTCGAGTGCCACGAAGGCTGGCTGTCGCGCAAGGAAGCCCGCCGCGCCCGCGCGAAAGGCGAGGGCGGTGGGGAAGCGGAGACGGCTGCCAAGCCCTCGCGGCCGGAACTCTCCGGCCCGATGCAGAACTATGTCGACCTCCATCGCCACGCCGCCGTGCGCACGGCCATGCTTGACCATCCGGGAGTCGCGCTGCGCCTGATGGTGGCGCATGCCCTCGCCGGTTCGGGCCTGTGGCAGGTGCGCCCCGAGCCGCAGCGCGCCGCCAACGAGGCAGTGGCGGCGAGCATTGCCGGCAGCAAAGCCGAGGCCGCATTCTCCGAAAAACGGCGCGAGGTCTTGGCCCTGCTCGGCGCGCCGGATGAGGACGGAACCGTCTCCGGGGGGAATGGCGACGACTATGCCAAGGCCCGCGTCTTCGCCCGCTTGCTGGCACTCTCCGAAGACGATGTCATGCGTGTTCTCGCCATCGTCATGGCCGAGACGCTTGAGGTCGGCAGCGCCGTGGTCGAGGCGCTCGGCAATCATCTGAATGTCGATATGGGAAGCTGGTGGCAGCCGGACGATGCCTTCTTCGATCTGCTGCGCGACAAGGAAATCGCCAACGCCATGCTGGCCGATGTCGGCGGCAAGCACGTTGCGGACGGCAATGTCGCCGAGAAGGTGAAGACGCAAAAGACGATCATCCGCGATTGCCTCTCGGGTGAGAACGGCAGGCAGAAGGTCGAGTGCTGGCTGCCGCGCTGGCTGAAATTCCCGGTCGAAAGCTACACCGAGCGTGGCGGTTTCCGCACCGCAGATCAGTGGGCCAGGGTCCGGTCGCTGTTTACCTCCGAATAA
- a CDS encoding DUF736 domain-containing protein: protein MTAIGYVNKQENGGYKGQLRTLSVRADIDIVPNQSKSADNHPDFRVLTQGVEVGAGWIRTGEMSGKDYVSLSIAAPEFGPRKLYANLGRAAGQDDDDTYAVIWNPAD, encoded by the coding sequence ATGACCGCGATCGGTTACGTCAACAAGCAGGAAAACGGCGGCTACAAGGGCCAGCTGAGGACGCTCAGCGTCCGCGCCGACATCGACATCGTGCCCAACCAGAGCAAGTCCGCCGACAACCATCCCGACTTCCGGGTGCTGACTCAGGGCGTCGAGGTCGGCGCCGGCTGGATCCGCACCGGAGAGATGTCCGGCAAGGACTATGTGAGCTTGTCCATCGCCGCACCGGAGTTCGGTCCGCGCAAGCTCTACGCCAATCTCGGCCGCGCCGCCGGCCAGGACGATGACGACACCTACGCTGTCATCTGGAACCCGGCCGACTGA
- a CDS encoding helix-turn-helix domain-containing protein, which yields MDDENERAARAKKGSPFLNTAQAAFYIGLSQRTLEKMRLTGGGPKYRKHGRYVRYHIDELDDWSKGRSQHTKSEDDRGGSGSAGDGGRS from the coding sequence ATGGACGACGAAAACGAGCGCGCGGCCCGCGCCAAAAAGGGCAGTCCGTTTCTCAACACCGCGCAGGCCGCCTTCTATATCGGCCTGTCGCAACGGACGCTGGAAAAGATGCGGCTGACCGGCGGCGGCCCGAAATACCGCAAGCACGGCCGCTATGTCCGCTACCACATCGACGAGCTCGACGACTGGTCGAAAGGCCGCTCCCAGCACACCAAATCCGAGGATGATCGCGGCGGTTCCGGCTCTGCCGGCGATGGGGGCCGGTCATGA
- a CDS encoding S26 family signal peptidase yields MTGRPSIHLIGSRLKRARARRTIAVASIGLSLIGFTAFVKPSPWLVWNPSASAPVGFYRIANDAPMRGDLVLVRTPESVANLAEKRGYLPRNVPLVKRIAALPGEHVCAFYHLIIIGGEIVARRLETDVQGRPLPWWNACRRLSGNEVFLLSGEAPGSFDGRYFGPVPVGNIIGRLVPLWTE; encoded by the coding sequence ATGACGGGGCGGCCTTCGATCCATCTGATCGGCAGCCGGCTGAAGCGCGCCCGGGCGCGCCGGACCATCGCAGTTGCCTCGATCGGCCTGAGCCTGATCGGTTTCACCGCCTTCGTCAAACCATCGCCCTGGCTGGTCTGGAACCCCTCGGCGAGCGCGCCGGTCGGCTTTTACCGGATCGCAAACGACGCACCGATGCGCGGCGATCTCGTGCTTGTCCGCACGCCTGAATCCGTCGCCAATCTCGCCGAAAAACGCGGCTACCTGCCCCGCAACGTGCCGCTGGTGAAGCGCATCGCCGCGCTGCCTGGCGAGCATGTCTGCGCCTTCTACCACCTCATCATCATCGGCGGCGAGATCGTCGCGCGCCGCCTCGAGACGGATGTCCAAGGCCGTCCGCTGCCATGGTGGAACGCGTGCCGCAGGCTCTCCGGTAACGAGGTCTTCCTGCTCAGCGGCGAGGCACCCGGCTCTTTCGATGGCCGGTATTTCGGGCCGGTTCCGGTCGGAAACATCATCGGGAGGCTCGTGCCGCTATGGACCGAGTGA
- a CDS encoding transglycosylase SLT domain-containing protein, with protein sequence MDRVTLLMLGMIAVAPCACAASTGAEPVAISHDPQLERWQAFVSQASRRFGIPEPWIYAVMDAESNGETMLEGRPITSHAGAMGLMQMMPGTWREMRVEHGLGANPHEPRDNILAGTAYLRAMYDRFGFPGLFAAYNAGPERYQEHLHKGRPLPKETVSYVKTLKEAAISAADIDEFKGESDASKKPDTPSGRSLFFLRDGIRARESKGDLFVPLGKERVRQKKPDRG encoded by the coding sequence ATGGACCGAGTGACCCTCCTGATGCTGGGCATGATAGCAGTCGCCCCATGCGCCTGTGCCGCCTCGACCGGCGCTGAACCGGTCGCCATCTCCCATGATCCGCAGCTTGAACGATGGCAGGCGTTCGTATCGCAAGCAAGCCGGCGTTTCGGTATTCCTGAGCCCTGGATTTACGCCGTCATGGACGCTGAGAGCAACGGCGAGACCATGCTCGAAGGCCGTCCGATCACCTCCCACGCCGGCGCAATGGGCCTCATGCAAATGATGCCTGGCACCTGGCGGGAGATGCGTGTCGAGCACGGCCTGGGCGCCAATCCGCACGAACCGCGCGACAACATTCTCGCCGGAACAGCCTATTTGCGCGCCATGTATGACCGCTTCGGATTCCCCGGCCTGTTCGCCGCCTACAATGCCGGACCCGAGCGCTACCAAGAGCATTTGCACAAGGGCAGGCCGCTTCCGAAGGAGACGGTTTCCTATGTGAAAACGCTCAAAGAAGCAGCGATTTCGGCTGCCGACATCGACGAATTCAAAGGCGAATCCGATGCCTCCAAGAAGCCGGACACACCTTCCGGGCGGTCGCTGTTTTTCCTTCGCGACGGCATTCGCGCCCGTGAATCAAAGGGTGATCTGTTCGTGCCGCTCGGCAAGGAACGTGTTCGGCAGAAGAAGCCGGATCGCGGGTGA
- the rlxS gene encoding relaxase/mobilization nuclease RlxS (I built this because a sul1 chimera in AMR looks like the C-terminus.) produces MKDDEFKPRLGKIRSNGSKAGTRYANQLRSAINRAGGKHQRGARFSGSRAGRGGAVATLLKSRDRHAAFRQRRVMVKARIVKLAGKGIDGARAHLRYIQRDGVTREGEPGELYGAENDHVDGREFVDRSNSDRHQFRFIVAPEDGIQYDDLKPLTRRLMAQMEEDLGTKLDWVAVDHFNTGHPHTHIIVRGKDDRGENLVIAREYIASGIRERVAELVSLDLGPRTDREIELRLRLEMDQERFTSIDRQLLRMRDDDGMVSPVGRDAPRQTLHQRRLRKLERMGLAEETGPGRWRLNDALEPTLRRMGERGDIIKTMHRELTGKGLVRSAADCIIHDQSSEPAQPVVGRVVARGLADEINDRHYLIVDGVDGRTHWIDIGRGEATEPTTEGCIVRVTASNTEPRQADRTVAEIAAATGGRYNIDIHLKHDPSATERFAETHVRRLEAIRRATGGLEREPDGTWIIAPDHLSRVAEYERQRARAEPVTIDKLSPLSLEQQVGFDGATWIDRELVSDRPEPLHDSGFGHDVREAQTRRRQWLIAEGLARQEQDRVVYRTNMLAVLRQRELIRVAGQLSEELGLSYTEARPGDRVEGTLRRSVELASGKYAVIEKSREFTLVPWRPLLERHIGKPVAGAMQREGISWTIGRQRGGPGVS; encoded by the coding sequence GTGAAGGATGACGAGTTCAAGCCCAGGCTTGGCAAGATCCGGTCGAATGGCTCGAAAGCAGGAACGCGCTACGCCAACCAGCTTCGGTCGGCGATCAATCGGGCAGGCGGCAAACACCAGCGTGGCGCCCGTTTCAGCGGAAGCCGGGCAGGACGCGGCGGGGCGGTCGCGACACTGCTTAAGTCACGCGACCGCCATGCCGCGTTTCGCCAGCGCCGGGTGATGGTCAAGGCGCGCATCGTCAAGCTGGCCGGCAAGGGTATTGACGGGGCGCGGGCGCATCTGCGCTATATCCAGCGCGACGGCGTCACCCGCGAGGGCGAGCCCGGCGAACTCTACGGCGCCGAGAATGATCACGTGGACGGCAGGGAATTTGTCGATCGCTCGAACAGCGATCGTCATCAGTTCCGCTTCATCGTCGCGCCGGAGGACGGCATCCAGTATGACGACCTCAAGCCGCTGACCCGGCGCCTGATGGCGCAGATGGAGGAAGATCTCGGCACCAAGCTCGACTGGGTCGCCGTCGATCATTTCAACACAGGCCATCCCCACACCCACATCATCGTCCGCGGCAAGGACGACAGGGGCGAGAATCTTGTCATTGCGCGGGAGTATATTGCGAGCGGCATCCGAGAACGAGTGGCCGAGCTGGTCAGCCTCGATCTCGGCCCACGCACCGACCGCGAGATCGAACTTCGCCTGCGCCTGGAAATGGACCAAGAACGCTTCACCAGCATCGACCGGCAGCTGCTGCGCATGCGCGACGATGATGGAATGGTCTCGCCGGTGGGCCGCGACGCGCCTCGCCAGACGCTTCACCAGCGACGCCTGCGCAAGCTGGAGCGGATGGGTCTGGCCGAAGAGACCGGTCCGGGCCGCTGGCGCCTGAACGATGCTCTCGAGCCCACGTTGCGCCGCATGGGCGAGCGCGGCGACATCATCAAGACCATGCATCGCGAGCTGACCGGCAAGGGGCTCGTCCGCAGTGCCGCCGACTGCATCATCCACGATCAATCCAGCGAGCCGGCTCAGCCTGTCGTCGGCCGCGTCGTGGCGCGCGGGCTCGCCGACGAGATCAACGACCGGCATTATCTCATTGTCGATGGCGTGGACGGCAGAACGCACTGGATCGATATCGGCAGGGGCGAGGCGACGGAACCGACGACTGAAGGCTGCATCGTGCGCGTCACGGCAAGCAACACCGAACCCAGGCAGGCTGACCGCACCGTCGCCGAGATCGCCGCCGCCACTGGCGGGCGCTACAACATCGACATCCATCTGAAACATGACCCGTCCGCAACCGAACGTTTCGCCGAAACGCACGTGCGGAGGCTAGAGGCGATCCGTCGTGCGACCGGCGGGCTGGAGCGCGAGCCGGACGGCACCTGGATCATCGCGCCGGATCATCTCAGCCGTGTGGCGGAATACGAGCGTCAGCGGGCCAGGGCCGAGCCTGTCACCATCGACAAGCTCTCGCCTTTGTCGCTGGAGCAGCAGGTCGGTTTCGATGGCGCTACCTGGATCGACCGCGAGCTGGTTTCCGATAGACCGGAGCCCTTGCATGATTCGGGCTTCGGCCATGACGTGCGAGAGGCGCAGACTCGTCGGCGGCAGTGGCTGATTGCAGAAGGCCTTGCGCGTCAAGAGCAGGATCGGGTCGTCTATCGCACCAACATGCTGGCGGTTCTGCGCCAGCGCGAGCTGATCCGTGTTGCCGGTCAGCTCTCGGAAGAACTCGGTCTGTCCTATACCGAAGCGCGACCCGGAGACCGGGTAGAGGGAACGCTCCGCCGTTCAGTTGAACTCGCCAGCGGCAAATACGCCGTCATCGAGAAATCGCGTGAGTTCACGCTGGTGCCGTGGCGGCCGTTGCTGGAGCGGCATATCGGCAAGCCGGTTGCCGGCGCTATGCAGCGGGAGGGGATTTCCTGGACAATCGGGCGGCAGAGAGGGGGACCCGGCGTTTCTTAG
- a CDS encoding IS5 family transposase, which yields MGKPRERRERGEQDLFRARLDQILNMKHELVRLTQAIDWSVLEERFGAVYSDGPGMPPLPTRLMAGLAILKHTFDLSDEALCERWIENPYFQYLCGEEFFQHELPFDRSSMTRWRQRMGEERITALLQESLAVAVKTGAMKPQDTRRVIVDTTVQPKNVMFPTDAKLIHRARERLVRLAKRVGLDLRQSYVRVGKLALIKHQRYAHAKQFKRASKALRKLKTYLGRIIRDIKRQIAEDAELDTIFKWPLYQASTVLEQRQRQRGRKIYSLHAHEVECIGKGKAHAPYEFGVKVSIATTLKRSKGGQFALHAMALPGNPYDGHTLGTVIPAMEDTIGAEIERILADAGYRGHNAPQSHRFRVFTAGQKRRVTPAIKRQMRRRSAVEPVIGHIKSEHRMGRNDLAHAQGDAINAILAAAGYNFSLLLRWLKALLSLLIAVLQPREKQVAA from the coding sequence ATGGGCAAACCACGCGAGCGGCGCGAGAGGGGAGAACAGGATCTGTTCCGCGCCCGCCTTGATCAGATTCTCAACATGAAGCACGAACTGGTGCGGTTGACGCAGGCCATCGACTGGTCGGTGCTGGAAGAGCGTTTCGGCGCGGTCTATTCCGACGGACCGGGCATGCCGCCCTTGCCGACACGGCTGATGGCCGGGCTGGCGATCCTCAAGCACACCTTCGACCTGTCGGACGAGGCACTGTGCGAGCGCTGGATCGAAAATCCCTATTTCCAGTACCTGTGCGGCGAGGAGTTCTTCCAACATGAACTGCCGTTTGACCGCTCGTCGATGACGCGCTGGCGTCAGCGCATGGGCGAGGAGCGGATCACGGCCCTGCTGCAGGAAAGCCTGGCGGTGGCGGTGAAGACCGGAGCGATGAAGCCGCAGGACACGCGGCGGGTCATCGTCGATACAACGGTGCAGCCCAAGAATGTGATGTTCCCGACCGACGCCAAGCTCATCCATCGCGCCCGCGAGCGGCTGGTGCGGCTGGCGAAAAGAGTGGGGCTTGACCTGCGCCAGAGCTATGTCCGGGTCGGCAAGCTGGCGCTGATCAAGCATCAGCGCTATGCGCACGCCAAGCAGTTCAAGAGGGCGAGCAAGGCCTTGCGCAAACTGAAGACCTATCTCGGGCGGATCATCCGCGACATCAAGCGCCAGATCGCCGAGGATGCGGAGCTGGACACGATCTTCAAGTGGCCGCTCTACCAGGCCTCGACCGTTCTCGAACAGAGGCAGCGTCAGCGCGGCCGCAAGATCTACAGCTTGCACGCCCATGAGGTCGAGTGCATCGGCAAGGGGAAGGCGCACGCGCCCTACGAATTCGGCGTCAAAGTCTCCATCGCCACCACGCTGAAGCGCTCGAAGGGCGGCCAGTTCGCCCTGCACGCCATGGCCCTTCCCGGCAACCCCTATGACGGGCACACGCTGGGAACGGTCATTCCCGCGATGGAAGACACCATCGGCGCCGAGATTGAGCGCATCCTCGCAGACGCCGGCTACCGCGGCCACAACGCGCCGCAAAGTCACAGGTTTAGGGTCTTCACTGCAGGCCAGAAGCGTCGCGTGACGCCGGCCATCAAACGCCAGATGCGACGACGATCCGCGGTCGAGCCGGTGATCGGCCATATCAAAAGCGAACACAGGATGGGCCGCAACGACCTCGCCCACGCCCAAGGCGACGCGATCAACGCCATCCTGGCCGCCGCGGGTTACAACTTCTCCCTCCTGCTCAGGTGGCTGAAGGCGCTTTTGTCGCTCTTGATCGCTGTGCTTCAACCCCGGGAAAAACAGGTCGCCGCTTAG
- a CDS encoding UvrD-helicase domain-containing protein encodes MLPQLEDEAIEALLVRLNEGASADRVLVLDDARRGAIRDYQHIHACPGAGKTTVIALKLMLLAQKWSASHQGVCVLTHTNIAKDEILSRIKRDASGRRLLSYPHFIGTIQDFTHTFLALPACRSKGYPAQRIDDASTDAFLFRKLPVGTRTFLLNKHASVSDLRVVFENGALTIKVPGNPGAHTHSYNFMMAAKKAAIENGFFFFSEMFALAEDLMVSNPAVAAALRHRFPIVMIDEMQDTQKYQDEFLGRLFSNSDDVKFQKVGDPDQAIFDGMPGDQPNESFNGAAVVLQPIPDSGRFTQAIASKVRGLSTRRIALTGSRAALPDSPICTVIVYDDATIGDVLAKFGEIVEGLPAEHRRTIKVVGGISQNAEGANNPLNIQSYWPAFDRSRGHRAPLPSTFCGALRLCVELQDGPVHSHYHLLKQSAVELLRLGGKTLVGRNGKAGAISLANLSRYFAGTNEGENFNRLMAEMMMTDRLSPEHWGSLATKLGECCEVDIASAEVAPFMAFSDVPAELQDAAALPGNVYAAPNGIIMEVSTIHGVKGETHDATLVLETKLNKLFDVAEMLPFLIDDGLQRPAFDPAHPKTNASLRAGFMKKLYVATSRARHLICLAVHRDRISAAHRDALQGVKGWAIVTLAV; translated from the coding sequence ATGCTGCCGCAGCTTGAGGATGAGGCCATCGAGGCTTTGCTCGTTCGCCTCAATGAAGGGGCGAGCGCCGATCGGGTTCTTGTGCTGGACGATGCGCGACGCGGCGCAATTCGAGACTACCAACATATCCACGCTTGCCCAGGAGCAGGAAAGACGACCGTTATTGCCCTGAAGCTGATGCTTTTGGCGCAAAAATGGTCCGCCTCGCACCAGGGAGTATGCGTACTCACTCATACCAATATCGCGAAGGATGAAATTCTGTCCCGCATCAAAAGAGATGCCTCGGGACGGCGCCTTCTCTCCTACCCCCACTTCATCGGGACGATCCAGGATTTCACGCACACGTTCCTGGCGCTGCCGGCTTGCCGATCGAAGGGCTATCCAGCGCAACGTATCGACGACGCCTCGACCGACGCATTTCTGTTCCGCAAACTGCCAGTTGGAACTCGCACGTTTCTACTGAACAAACACGCGAGCGTCTCGGACCTGCGCGTTGTGTTTGAGAATGGCGCGCTTACCATCAAGGTTCCGGGCAATCCGGGAGCGCACACCCACTCATACAACTTCATGATGGCGGCCAAGAAAGCCGCCATAGAAAACGGATTCTTTTTCTTCTCGGAAATGTTCGCCTTGGCAGAGGATTTGATGGTTTCCAATCCTGCTGTCGCGGCCGCGCTGCGGCACCGCTTCCCGATCGTTATGATCGATGAGATGCAAGACACACAGAAATACCAGGACGAGTTCCTTGGGCGACTCTTCTCGAATTCGGACGACGTTAAGTTTCAGAAAGTCGGTGATCCGGATCAGGCAATTTTCGATGGAATGCCCGGCGACCAGCCCAACGAAAGCTTCAACGGTGCCGCCGTGGTTTTGCAGCCTATTCCAGACAGTGGCCGGTTCACTCAAGCGATCGCGTCGAAGGTGCGCGGCCTTAGCACGCGCCGGATCGCCCTTACCGGTTCGAGGGCGGCGCTCCCGGACTCCCCCATTTGCACTGTGATTGTCTATGACGATGCCACGATAGGTGACGTGCTCGCGAAATTCGGTGAAATCGTTGAGGGCCTCCCGGCGGAGCATCGCCGCACAATCAAGGTAGTAGGTGGAATCTCTCAGAATGCAGAAGGCGCCAACAATCCGCTTAACATTCAGAGCTATTGGCCTGCCTTTGATCGCTCGCGCGGCCATCGCGCTCCCCTCCCTTCCACGTTCTGCGGTGCGCTTCGGCTCTGCGTTGAACTTCAAGATGGTCCCGTTCACAGCCATTATCATTTGCTGAAGCAGAGCGCCGTCGAACTACTTCGGCTGGGGGGCAAAACCTTAGTCGGACGCAACGGCAAAGCGGGGGCGATTTCGCTGGCGAACCTAAGCCGCTACTTTGCCGGCACTAACGAGGGTGAGAACTTCAATCGCCTGATGGCCGAAATGATGATGACGGATCGTCTTTCCCCGGAACACTGGGGCTCTTTGGCGACGAAACTGGGAGAATGCTGCGAAGTCGATATTGCCAGTGCGGAAGTCGCTCCGTTCATGGCATTTTCCGATGTCCCGGCCGAGCTTCAAGACGCGGCTGCCCTTCCAGGCAACGTCTATGCCGCGCCGAACGGAATCATAATGGAGGTTTCGACAATTCACGGCGTCAAAGGCGAAACGCACGATGCAACCCTGGTGCTGGAGACCAAGCTGAACAAGCTCTTTGACGTGGCCGAGATGCTGCCCTTTCTCATCGACGACGGGCTCCAAAGGCCTGCCTTCGACCCCGCGCATCCAAAGACCAACGCCTCGTTGCGCGCCGGCTTCATGAAGAAGCTCTATGTTGCAACCAGCCGCGCACGTCATCTGATTTGTCTAGCGGTGCACCGGGATCGGATTTCGGCCGCACATCGTGACGCTCTTCAAGGTGTCAAGGGCTGGGCGATTGTTACTCTCGCCGTCTGA
- a CDS encoding AAA family ATPase — protein MFLSEITIRNFRLFADFKVRLNSGINIIVGENNSGKTALIDALRYALSVNSGEWVRIQDRDFRKGATSFSIQLKFEDINSRQAAAFVEHLTHEKLTDAQGRKSVLYLNLLAEQTSPLARGTRQIRTEIRSGPNADGPSIEREAREFLATTYLRPLRDAEAELMGGRGSRLAQILDASEQFGQANVVDELLSAIVTANQTIMGNEGVTSARDRVQTQIRDLDFKTNPLSPLISIMGGTDLALLTDVERRQMFKAILERLQLLIDAHERYQGLGYSNLLFIATELLLLEQEQHDFPLLLVEEPEAHLHPQLQMKFLKALREGFGGRNSSLQSVLTTHSPNLASKAPLESIIIMSAGKAFSLRKEETQLAPENYVYLEKFLDVTKSNLFFAKGVILVEGDGENILLSTFADLLGASFEDFGVSVINVGSIAFAPFANIFQRRGKDAEPVEWLSTRIACLRDLDLWPERAKIAEGNPYGFIESKERNQHYWESHYAGNAAGRTQWMNNRKALAGQNVRVELSDHWTFEYALIRSGLAAEVYEALKGSTNGFAELPADEELRAIAIFKEIAESRGGKTSVAYKLSALLAERYGPVISLPVAGETPEQAEGRQKAAEAESLARKDALRAKLPRYILAALGYITGVPLAPPAEEAEVNAAAA, from the coding sequence ATGTTTTTGTCTGAGATCACGATTCGGAATTTCCGGCTGTTTGCGGATTTCAAGGTTCGCCTGAACTCTGGAATCAACATTATCGTTGGCGAGAACAACAGTGGAAAGACAGCGCTCATCGACGCGCTGCGGTATGCACTATCGGTCAATTCCGGCGAGTGGGTACGCATTCAGGACCGCGATTTCCGGAAGGGCGCTACATCCTTCTCTATTCAGCTGAAATTTGAGGACATCAACAGCCGTCAGGCTGCTGCATTCGTCGAGCACCTCACCCACGAAAAACTGACGGACGCACAAGGTCGCAAGTCGGTTCTGTACTTAAATCTTTTGGCCGAGCAGACTTCGCCGCTGGCTCGAGGGACACGGCAAATTCGCACTGAGATCCGCTCAGGACCGAATGCGGACGGGCCGAGTATCGAACGTGAAGCGCGCGAATTTCTCGCGACAACCTACCTTCGGCCGCTGCGTGATGCAGAAGCTGAACTGATGGGCGGGCGCGGCTCTCGCCTTGCGCAAATTTTGGATGCCTCAGAGCAATTCGGGCAGGCGAACGTGGTGGACGAGCTGCTCTCTGCGATCGTTACGGCTAATCAGACGATCATGGGAAATGAGGGCGTCACTTCCGCGCGAGATCGCGTTCAAACCCAGATTCGCGATCTGGATTTCAAGACAAATCCCTTGAGTCCATTGATCAGCATTATGGGTGGGACCGACCTCGCGCTGCTTACAGACGTCGAGCGGCGGCAAATGTTCAAAGCCATTCTGGAACGGCTTCAGCTGCTGATTGATGCACATGAGCGCTATCAAGGACTCGGCTACAGCAACCTACTATTTATAGCGACGGAGCTCTTGCTGTTAGAGCAGGAGCAGCACGACTTTCCCTTGCTCCTGGTCGAAGAACCTGAAGCGCATTTGCATCCCCAGCTTCAGATGAAGTTTCTGAAAGCGCTGCGCGAAGGCTTCGGCGGGCGAAATTCGTCCCTTCAAAGCGTCCTTACGACACACAGCCCAAACCTCGCGTCGAAAGCTCCCCTCGAAAGCATCATCATCATGTCGGCGGGAAAGGCCTTCTCTCTGCGTAAGGAAGAGACCCAACTCGCGCCAGAGAATTACGTCTACCTTGAGAAATTTCTCGACGTGACGAAATCGAATCTCTTCTTCGCAAAGGGCGTCATCTTGGTGGAAGGCGACGGAGAGAATATTCTCCTATCCACATTTGCTGATCTCCTGGGCGCATCCTTCGAGGATTTCGGGGTGTCCGTCATAAATGTCGGGAGCATCGCGTTCGCGCCGTTTGCCAACATATTCCAGCGCAGAGGCAAAGATGCAGAGCCCGTCGAATGGCTGAGCACCCGGATAGCCTGCCTGCGTGATCTCGACCTCTGGCCCGAGAGGGCGAAGATTGCCGAAGGAAATCCGTACGGTTTCATCGAGTCCAAAGAACGCAATCAGCACTATTGGGAATCGCACTACGCGGGGAATGCCGCTGGTCGGACCCAATGGATGAACAATCGTAAAGCGCTTGCCGGTCAGAATGTCCGCGTCGAACTTTCTGATCACTGGACGTTTGAATACGCGCTCATTCGGTCGGGCCTCGCTGCCGAGGTGTACGAGGCGTTGAAAGGCAGCACCAATGGTTTTGCTGAACTGCCCGCGGACGAGGAGTTGCGCGCAATCGCGATTTTCAAAGAAATCGCCGAATCGCGCGGAGGTAAAACATCCGTTGCCTACAAACTCTCCGCGCTGCTGGCCGAGCGTTACGGACCAGTGATTTCCCTCCCCGTCGCGGGCGAGACACCAGAGCAGGCCGAAGGTCGTCAGAAGGCAGCTGAGGCCGAAAGTCTCGCCCGCAAAGACGCACTAAGAGCGAAGCTGCCCCGTTATATCCTCGCTGCCTTGGGGTACATCACGGGCGTTCCTTTGGCACCGCCCGCCGAGGAGGCCGAAGTGAATGCTGCCGCAGCTTGA